The Aneurinibacillus uraniidurans genome segment TAGCAAAAATACTAGCAGGCAGTATGAGCGTTAAGAATAGCAGGATAACCAGTCCAGCTCCTATTCTTCTTTTCATTCTTCTCCTCCCTATCTACGCATTTCCTAATCCTCACACTGTTACTTAACTAGCACGATTAGGAAATTAATAATCATTATCATCGTTTTTCTATAGTTATTCTATCCATCTCATTCTCTCCAGTCAATAATAATTTTCATTCTTACACTTTATTTATATGATATGAATTAAATGGTGTGTACAACCTTTTTAGTGTCCTCTACTATTTGGGCGATATATTCAATTATTACGCCCATTTTTTATTAACTCATGTTCCGCCCTCTGGGTATTCACATAGGATGTAACTGTTCAAATATGAAGGGAGATGACAGCATGCATTATCCGAATTATCCTGTAATGGGTGCAATGACTCCAATGCCGAATTATCCTGTGATGGGTGAAATGGCTCCGATGCCAAATGCCCCTGTGATGAGCGAAACAGCACCAATGCCGAACGCTCCTGTGATGGGCGAAACAGCGCCAATGCCAAACGCCCCTGTGATGGGCGAAACAGCGCCAATGCCAAACGCCCCTGTGATGGGTGCAATGTATCCTATGCATGGAGGAATGCACCACATGCACCATGTTCACTACGTATCTCCTGTAAATCCGTCTTTCGTGCATTTACTGTGTAAACTGATTGGACATAAGGTAGTAGTCGAAACCGTCCGTGATAAATGCGTAGGAAAACTTATAGATGTGAAGCCAGATCACATCGTACTTGAGTCTATGCATGCAGTTTTCTTTATTCGGATTCAAGAAATTGTTGCAATTATGCCAATTAAGCATTGTCATCATTGCCATCACCACAAGAAACACCGTGATGATATAGAAGTTCAAAGTACCTAAACAAGGCAGGAAGGAAACAATCAAAGAAAGAGATGCTGTCTCGGTCGCCATATTCTGGCCTTTGGGACAGCATCTCTTTCCTGTATGTATTGAAGTTTTAATTCAAAAAAAATTTAAAAATAATTCAGAATCGACTGATTCAGACGCTACATATACGAATTTTAGCGGTTTTCCCCTTGCTTTTTATTGGCATACAATTTGCTTCATATGAAATAATAGCAATAGGTTTCTCCTTTTAAAATTTCTGTTGGACTCTGACGCTTTAGGAAGCAAGATTGCACCCCTTTCTTGCTTCCTCTTTTTTTATGTGTTAGCTATACTACCACACCTTAATCAGTCCATATAAAATCAACAGCATACCCGGAAGATAATTTGCTCGACTAAGCCAGCGTATATCCCTACACATCGCACCCAATCGCAAACCGGTAATAAGGAGTATTCCGTTACTGATTCCAATAAAGAGTGCTGTTAGCCAGGGAGTATATCCGATTAGTGCCGCACCGATTCCGGC includes the following:
- a CDS encoding YuzF family protein, with protein sequence MHYPNYPVMGAMTPMPNYPVMGEMAPMPNAPVMSETAPMPNAPVMGETAPMPNAPVMGETAPMPNAPVMGAMYPMHGGMHHMHHVHYVSPVNPSFVHLLCKLIGHKVVVETVRDKCVGKLIDVKPDHIVLESMHAVFFIRIQEIVAIMPIKHCHHCHHHKKHRDDIEVQST